GAAGTGAaacgaaaatttaaaatttattctcCGAACTGTGTTACTGACTAAAATTTTCTCAGAATAAGACTAAATTACTGCTCTTCTGTctgtattttaaaaatagaagcTTGACTTTGATGATTATCTAATGAGCTCTGTGACTGTGTATAGGTTAAGACTAAGATAATAACCGAAAATAGGGATGATACGATAAGAAATAGACTAATCAAAAAGTCGAGCTTAAGGGCTACAATACTTATCAGATATCACTTTATCAGGCCACAGTTATTCACATTGGCTATTTGTATGTTTATTGACAGAGGAGATATAAGATATTCTGAAGCAGTTACTTGGTCACAGTCTGCTAATGGGCTCCCATCATCATATTTGGATTCCTGCTCAAATGGAAGAAAAACGACTTTATCTGCAACAAGTAAATACAATACAATTTAATTTTTGCCTCTGCACAAGAagttgttgttattattattttgaaaaatgaaaaactgGAAACAATATTATTATGAATCCATATCGTAACATAACAACGTTCCAGCTCGGGGGAAGCATTATGCTCTCCAGTGATGCAACCAATCAGCAGTAACAAAGACTGAAGttttagaaaagaaaatatcaTCTTGTACTCTTCGATGACCAATTCATAAGTATACACCATTTTGACATTGCTATGAATGGCTTCAACTGCTCGGGGAAACAGATTCTATCTCCACTTTCTACTATCCTCAATTTTTAGCAGAGCTGAGACCTGAAAGCCATCTAGGATAGGTTTTGTGGCAATTATTAAGCAAAATAGAggcaatatttatttttaacttggGATATGTCTGCTACCAGCGAGATTAGTTCTCTTTCCAATGCTAGTAAACACAATTGATTCGTAGATAAAGTTCATGAGGGACTCATGATCAAAACATTTTTTCCCCTTACTAGAATTCAAGTCCAGAATCAAGGAGTATAAAACTACAACTATGAGAAAGGAAGGTCTCCAATCTGCACAGCTTGATTGCTTGATTGCTTAATCTTATTTACCAGAACTGGAGCAGAGATATTGACCAAATTCGAGAAAGGtgtttatttctttttcttacaTGTTTATGCGATTACAAGGACCAGCAAAACAGCTGCTTGAATCTTGACTGCCGTTTCACTATTGAAGGTCTGCTAAATTATTTCGAAAGAAAGAAGGCTGTTGTCACTTTTTTTAGAAGCAAGCATAATGGATCATCTGCAGCGGAGTTCTGGGAACATAACATTGTTGCAGAAACAATTAAGTAGGTTAAGTAAGTTTTGCACTAGGCAGATGAATTGATGATGTGGTTGGTCTTCTAAGCCCTTTATCAGCTATGTAGAGCTCTCTCGATAATTAAAAGACCATCCAAAACCTCATAGTTACACTAGCTCTTACCTCTAACGACAACTTGTTAAAATCTTCCCACAAATCCACATTCATATTTGCGGACTTCAAAAAACAAACCCACCCCGTACTTATTTAAGGATCAAGATAAGCTAAACAGCTTTGATATACACTGTACTCTAACTTCTATTACTCCAGTGTTCACTGTTAGCTGATTACTATTTGACAATGGATCAGTATCTAAGATTACTATCGGTAGGTTAGGTGTTCTGCAACTAGCGGCTGTTACAGGAACCAGGAAAAATCAATTTGATCCCAATTAGTCTTCAAGAAAAACAAGGAAAGAAGCCCAAGATTAAGCTGaccttcaaaaattattattttttaaaaaaaagagctCTTACGGTTCTAGCTACTGAGGAGAACTCTGGTTACAATTGGATGATAACTACTGAATCAATTCTTTTTATTCCTTCTTGAATTAAAAATGTAGCAAAAACAATAAAGTAATGCCTTTCTAAAAGGAAAAGTCTACAAAATTTTGGGGACAGCCTTCTCCAAATTGAATCTCTTAAGTTAATGCAGCATGAAACAACAAAAGAATTGAGAAAGATGAGTTACAATATGATATTAATGTTTTTCCTTCAACACTTTGGAGATGGATCTGATTGTCGAGGGTGTAGTTCGACAGCAACCACCGATCAGTTTAGCTCCTGCATCACGCCATCTCACAGCATAAGCTTGAAAGTTGTCATCAGCAGAGCATTTTGATGAAGGCTGCATAGATCGAAAAATGGTCAATATTATATTAGTTCTGGACTTGTATCTCAAAATTGAAAAGCTTCAGAAAGACCAAAAAAGTATCGGTTCAACTCACCATCCATTTCTTAGCAATGCCATCCCATATTTCACCACTATTCGGATAAACAATTATGACTTTATCAGTTACCTGTATAAAGATGCACAGGTCAATTAACGAAAGGCTAATTCCTTTGATATACTTATAAATGAAATTCATAATGTAGAAATTTTCTATGTGCCCTGTCATGGTTTTTTATTTCAAGATATCCCGAGACTAAATTTTATATACGATACAGAAGCTAAGAAGAGATGAATACCTTTTTCAATGTCTGAATGAGACTTTGAACAAAATGGGGAGGTGCACAGTTGATCCCCACTGCAGCTACTTTGTCACTCTTGTTTAATACCTCAAGACACTCCTGGAAGCTCTCTCCTGAAGGAGCGTTTACTCCGTCCACAGAGCTGAAACAAATCCAAGATGGAATGTTGACATTTTCTTCCTCAAGCAACTCAACACAGGCCTGCAATTTGAATACACTTATTAGCCTTAGACTAAAGctttaaacaaataaaacaacaataaatatttgaaaaatattgaaacaagTGCAATGTAACAATTGGCATACCTGAGCTTCTAGTTTATTAGGGATGGTTTCAAAGGCAATCAAATCTGGACCTGCATTTACCAGAACTTTTAAACATCCGCTTCTTGTAAACAAACCGGCACAATAATTTGGAAGCTCAACTGCATGCTTGCCTTTTGGTTGATGTAAGGGTTCCTTTTTCTTCTTTGAGGGGAGTATAATGGTTATCACAATTTTACATACAAATTTCATAAAAGATGACAAAATCATGACTTACGAATGACCATCTTGTTCATCATCTATTAATAGATATGCTCAGAGGAAGAAACAGGAGACGCTACTGAAATCGGAGCCAAAACTATCTTGGAACAAATATTTTTggttattttacaaatattaaagtATTTTAGCTCTggatttcttaaaattttggtTCTTTAACTTGGCCTTGAAAAGATTGATGGAACAATCAGATGGGTATGTGTTATGGAAAAAGGAATCATTTGGCTGTGATTAACAGGGAAGAGATAGGCTTTTCATTGAAGGATAACTATGAAACGGGGACTTTGTCAAACGATGGGCTTCAATAGGACACGAACATGTTGCCCCATATTATTCTTTTGTCCATATGATCTATCAATGtttgtcattttataaaattggaatTATACATTCAGACACTCGCATTTAATCAGCGCGGCTTTTTACGGACCAGTGAAAcggaaatttgaaatttatctCGGAAATGTGTTCCCgattaaaattttctcaaaatgaGACTAAATAACTGGTGTTCTGTCTGTATTTTCAATATATAAGCCTGACTTTGTTGATGAATAAGCTCTGTCTGTGTAGTTTAAGACTAATGTAATAACCGAAATAGAGATGATACGATAAGAAATAGACTAATCAAAAAGTCGAGCTTAAGGGCTACAATACTTATCAGATATCTCTTTATCAGGCCACATTTATTCACACTGGCTATTTGTATGATTATAGACAGAGGAGATATAAGATATCCTCAAGCAGTTTACTTTGTCAGAGTCTGCTAATGGGCTCCCATCATCATATTTGGATTCATGCTCAAATGGAAGAAAATCAACTTTATCTGCAACAAGCAAAACAATACAATTTAGTTATTGCCTCTGCACAAGAAGTTGTTATTATTACTATTTTCAAAATGAAAAACTGGAAACAATATTATTATGAATTCGTATGAAAAGATAACAATGTTTCCAGCTCGGGGGAAGCATTATGCTCTCTGGGGATGCAACGAGTTAGAGAATAGGCCGCTCTTGCTAATCAATCAGCAGTAACAAAGAATGAAGTTTTAGAAAATATCATCTTGTACTCTTCGATGACCAAGTCGAAAGGATACACCATTCTGACATTTCTATGAATAACTTGAACTGCCAGGGGAATCAGATTCTATCTCCACTTTCTACTATCctcaattttaacaaaaactttAACTTTCTCCAGCGCGATTAGTTCTCTGTTCAATGCTAGTTAACTTGGTTGATTCGTAGACAGTTATACTCAATGCTACTTGAATAGGTTAATCTTAAATTCCATGAGGGACTCGTGATCAAAACTCTTTTTCCCCTTACTCCAATTCATGTCCAGACTCAAGgagtaaaatagtaaaattattGGAAAGGATGGTCTGCTGCACAGCTTGATTGCTTTATCTTATTTACCAGAACTGGAGCAAAGACATTGACCAAATTCGAGAAAGGTGATTATTTCTTTCTCTTACATTTTTAAGCGATTTCAAGGACAGCAAAACAACTGCTTGAATCTTGACCCCCGTTTCACTATTGAAGGTCTGCTAAACTATTTCGTAAGAAAGATGATGAACTTAGGCTATTGTCACTTGTTTTAGAAGCAAACATAATGGATCATCTGCAGCGGGGTTCTGGGAACATAACATTGTTGCAGAAGCAATTAAGTAGGTTTTGCGCTAGGCAGATGAATTGATGATGTGTTTGGT
This genomic window from Daucus carota subsp. sativus chromosome 7, DH1 v3.0, whole genome shotgun sequence contains:
- the LOC108196490 gene encoding homocysteine S-methyltransferase 1-like isoform X1, which codes for MILSSFMKFVCKIVITIILPSKKKKEPLHQPKGKHAVELPNYCAGLFTRSGCLKVLVNAGPDLIAFETIPNKLEAQACVELLEEENVNIPSWICFSSVDGVNAPSGESFQECLEVLNKSDKVAAVGINCAPPHFVQSLIQTLKKVTDKVIIVYPNSGEIWDGIAKKWMPSSKCSADDNFQAYAVRWRDAGAKLIGGCCRTTPSTIRSISKVLKEKH
- the LOC108196490 gene encoding homocysteine S-methyltransferase 1-like isoform X2, whose amino-acid sequence is MMNKMVIRPDLIAFETIPNKLEAQACVELLEEENVNIPSWICFSSVDGVNAPSGESFQECLEVLNKSDKVAAVGINCAPPHFVQSLIQTLKKVTDKVIIVYPNSGEIWDGIAKKWMPSSKCSADDNFQAYAVRWRDAGAKLIGGCCRTTPSTIRSISKVLKEKH